Part of the Periplaneta americana isolate PAMFEO1 chromosome 4, P.americana_PAMFEO1_priV1, whole genome shotgun sequence genome is shown below.
TACTTCAATCATATCCTTCAATTAGCATAGAGGTAAAAATTTAGAATTTCATTTCCTGGATTACACACAACGCTATTCTTTATACTgataattcagaaaataaattattaattttattttgtttataaattatataatttaaacagTAACCTATTTTATTGTAAACCAAAGGGTAAAAGAAATGTGGTACGACATAAAAAATTGCCATTTATAAGTCTCGGAATAGGCTCTGGTGACCTAAAGCTTGATGtacaatggaaagaaagaaaagtacataaatgtaattaattttttacaaaatggaaTATATGTACGCATACTATAATAATTGctaataatttttctatttatgtGACTGCATTTAAAGcgatgtaaatatttaaatacattagtaGTATATCGATACAGTACTTTCCTATCAATTCTAAAAATACCTTGCTTCAGTGGCTCACCAACATTATAACAAAATGATTTATAACTCTGATAATTCTTCAACAACGAGTGACCCTCCATTACTTGCTCCTGTCGGAAAATTatagaacttaaaaattaaattcggaactaaaatatatataaatttgtaataatttttatcacaacaatttactGTTCATAAACACAAActtcaatgtaatatttaaataaaaattattttattacaagcaGACAATGACTTAcggatactgaatatgaataaaactcATATGAAAGTTATGCTAAATTGCTGTTCTCAGACAAACGGCAtatccaaaatatattttttttcaatattttagaaattctaaAAACGTGTATTTCCATGAAAAACTCGAAATCaatgataaaaatttaattaaacatatagttaaataatatgtgaTATCGCGATATAAAATTATTCCTGAAAGATTAAAAACATTTTACATTGTGATGCGTAGATTTACTAAATCATCATCTGTTTAGTAACACTTTTTTACATCttccgaataaataaataaacagtaagtaaataaaaaaacaggCTATCCATTCATCAAGCAGGCCTATGTCTGTTTTGTCACTGTTCCATTTCAAAAATCCAATTCCCTGTTAGGAAGTAACTGTAGGCCTAccagagaatttaatattttttgcatgtCCCGAAGACTGAACTTAGAATCTCTGAAAGTCTATGTACTTTGATGATGTcctctttctttaattttgtaattttattcatatgtattcagtCAATCTTTTTCTTAAGTTAATACTTCTATGTATTTTCCGGTATGTTCTTTCATCCTggtagaatggaagagaaggactgatgaccttaactctgccagggaaaataaaaaattaatattattattattattattattattattattattcttgttgttgTGCTTCATATTTAAAATGAATGAGCCATAGGTTAAATCCAGCGAACATTGGTTGTTATTCAAGAATTCTTATAAATTAGAAATATGCGCACGAAATATTCTGAATCAATATGTAACATTTTaagcaaaaatttaatttttcctttgaataaaaaaactgGATGTTGTTATCGTCATCTTCCTTCCTGTACTGTCTTGatattttgataataatgtaTTGTTAGGAATAACTCAGCTGCAATTTGAATTACTAAAAGCATAGCCTTAATAGTAATCCggagtttattcattttataatgaTTATTCCTTTAACAATCGTGAACGAactccagatttgaaaaaaaaaaaaacaaacaaacaaaaaaacggTGGGAATACCGATGTTGTGATGAATTTTGATGCTTATAAATGTCATGATTCTTGAAAACCAATCATctataaattaggcctactatttataaTTGCTATGTTTCTTGCAGGTGTCTCTCTTAATCCTGGCGATTGATGCCGCAGAAGACAAACAGAAACGTGGCATCCATCTAGGGACTGTCTATAGTTCTGCTGGTGGCCACGGATTCATCAGCACTCCTTACTACTCGTATAATCATGGAGGTCTTAGTAGTTCTGCAGCACTTGGTCAGATCGGGATAAGTACTTCTCTGGCACAGCGTCACGGAGGACTAAGTACTTCTCTGGCACAGGGTCATGGAGGGATAAGTACTTCTGCGGCACATGGTAACGGAGGACTAAGTATTCCTGCAATATATAGTCACGGAGGACTAAATACTCCTGCAGTATTTGGACATGGAGATCTGAGTACTTCTGTAACACTTGGCCACAGAGCAACAAACACTCCTGCAGCTCTTGACCATGCGAGTCTGAGTCCGTCTGCGACACTGGGACACGGAGGACTAATCAGTTCTGCTGCACTTGGTCACGGAGGTATCAATCCATCTGGAGCATTCGGACACGGAGGACTAGGTACTTCTGCAGTACTTGTTCACAGAGGTCTCAGTACTTCTACAGCCCTTGGTCAACCTGGACTCGCCTCAGGATTGGGGTTCGGACAGAACAGCGGCGTCGGAAACGGTGGTGTGCGGGTCAACTTCATCACTCAAACAGTGCCAGTTCCTGTACCTCAGCCTTACACTGTACCTGTCACCAGAGCCGTTTCTGTACCTGTCGGCGTCCCTGTGGCTGTCGCTAGACCTGTTCCTGTCCCCGTACCTGTTTTTCAACCCGTTCCCATCACCGTCACCAGACGAGTTCCAGTTACTGTAAACAGACTTGTCCCTGTGCCTGTATTCCAACCTGTCGCTGTCCCTGTGGCTCGACCATATGCCGTGCCTGTTCCTCAGCCTGTACCAGTACCAGTATCTCAACCCGTCCCTGTGGTTCAGCCAGTCACTTTAAATGTCCCTGTTCCTAATGTGGTGGCATCTGGTAACTCTGAAGGAGCTGGTACTAACGGCGACAGTGGGAGTCAAAGGGGAGCTAGTTACCTCTCCTCTGGAGGATACAACAAGCACTGATAAgtgtacatttttaacaattgtttGTTTCTCTGTTTTGTTGAATTATTAAACGAGATGATTGattgttaattttatgtttttctgtAATAACTATCTAAGGtcaaataaatgaaatgtatacatatttgtttatttcatcctATGCACCTCACATTCAACGAACGTAAACGACTCTCTGTGAACTATTGAGTATACTTAAGAGATGTAAATAACACACTAAAGCTCTATTCACAAAGATATCAAGCCTAAATATGTATATAAGATAAGATGTTACGGTATGGCGAGTTCTGAATCACCGTCTGCACATGAAGCCGTACAAACTGCAGTTATTGCAAGCATTGCATACTGACGACTACAACCAAAGGTACGAATTTTGCATTAGcatgctatagtcccgtcgctctaatttccggcagccaatcgcgttgcaggtcggctacatttaaacgtgtacgtcttgtgattcgcttattcatttcttaagtctcgataaatacttaatataatcgcccgccattttagctctttagttggcgttcgcagaaagcacacgaagatgttatttgccgctcaattatttgcttaattacattgcgtttgatttattatcataggagttacgacatgataatgtttaatggtgttgcaaatagattcctcgtatgttagctcggcaacgtaagaacaaaaatggcgaatgatactacctagactttatagagccttcactttctaagacgtaagcaaagaggcggagtcacgccggaaataacagcgtcgggactatagatgATATGGAAGAAGACAATTTTTCTGAACGATTAATCTTTTCCGATGAATCCACTTTTCGTCTTTCCAGGTAAAGTTAATAGCCATAACGTTAGAATTTTGGCAAGTGAAAATCCTATGTCAGTTATTGAACATGAAAGAGATTCACCGAAGATTAACGTCTTCTGTGCCATATCTATAAACAAAGTTtatggacctttcttcttcatggaGAAAACTGTGAGAGGAACAACCTACTTAGACATACTTCAAAACAGGTTATTTCCTCAACCTGAAGATGATTCAGATGACTCCATGTTCATGCATGATGGTGCCCCGTCTCATTTCTCTAACCACGTCCGACGTTACCTGAATGACACCATTCCAGGACGTTGGATTGAAAAAGGAGGAGAAGATGAACTTCACCGCCGGTGACCTCCCAGGTCTTCacacctcactccttgtgatttttatctgtgggatTACGTAAAAGACCGTGTTTTTATCCCCCTATGCCTGATACTCTTGAAAGTCTGCAACATCGAATTGTTGAAGCTGTGAATTCGATAACTAAAGACGAGCTGATTCGTGTGTGGCAAGGAATGAGCCACAGTTTTTATATTTGTCGTGTAGCACATGGTGCTCATATTGAATTCATACAACACTGAATCTTtctctgtccaggaacgttggaattgtgtttctatcttttgtagtttggaagaaataaatgtttgaaatatgctccttctttttgaatagccctatATATAAGGCTACAAGTTTTAATAAAGTATCTAACTAACATAGTACAAATTAATATAACTGCCAAACAAGCTGAGCAATCAAGGTCAACTAAGCGGCTAAAGAATGTGATAAACTGATAAGAATAGCATTTAGTCTATGAACATGGATTATCTGTTGTCCATATTCGACAATTGACTCCAACACTGGGAATAAAATGGGCTTCACACGTCCACAGTTTTCTAGATATCCATTCTGGGTAAATTTCTATCTAAGCTATTTCACGTAATAAAAATTGTACCTTTCTTTATAACAATGGTCAACAAAACTTCACTTTGAAATTCTTTTCTTTCTCAATATTGCTAAATGAACTTGTTTTGGGGCGAGAAAAATGAATGTGACATTAGATTTTGTTTAATAGGCCTAACTTTAGTTTTATAGATACACTAACCTCAAATAAAAGTGCTTAATCACGGCTTCTCTTTGCTAATTGCTTGTACTCCTGTTTTGAGGCGTCTCTCATCATTGTCTAACAGTAGTGCGCAAGCATAGAAGCGTTTCATTTTCCCTGATACCTTCGTTCCATTTTCGAAATGTCCTGATGGATTCGCTCTCCACGCTCATCACTCGCTACGCCACAGTTGTCAGAGAAGAAGTCCAGATGAGAATGTAAGAAATGAATTTTGAGTGACACGTTGCAGCCTAATGATAGTACTCTTCTAGACGATTATTCACAATCTCAACGTAGTTGTCAACTCTTCGATTTTCCAGACATCCATGCACATCTTTAAACGCCTCCCATGCTATACAGAAACAATGTTACAAAACATTACCAACAATGACTCATCATTCCTGTATTCAGTTGTGCCAACATAATCTCTAGACACCAAAATTTCCCTAGTATTCATCAAAATTACCCATGActcatcaccagggaaaggatttatatgtaaatacatatttacttataaagctaatataatttatattttgcattatctttatgtttcacaatgtgtagggttgaaaaatcctacttttattttccatatttttccatattttagagtttagtacatattttcgttaatttccatatattttccatatttcatataaaacagtccatattatattaggtttaacaataaaacaaaacaaaattccattaacttttaaaaatacatttcaacaatagagatttaaacacatgttcagtaatccctttaacatcagagttatttgaaaattagcagtcctatcaacaatgggaaagtaagttacaaaactgtattaatttaatttaaaatttttaacagacttcagttgtgcagctcaacagttaaatgccagtcagagtacacataggttcagttttgtaaatcatactataaagacggtaaatatgccaaaagtacgtcattcagtcaatttaaaatcaaaactaacaagttacatttcagaatttaaagaagatggtttatcaactgacaataaaatattattttgtaatttgtgtcagtgtgcagtatcatctacacaaaagttcctggtgcaacaacacattacaactagtaaacatcaggccaacaaacaactaaattccaagcagagacaattgtttttaacacaaccaacaacatcgaatgtaagatctgagtttaacatcgacctgtgccgttctctcatctctgctgatattcctctctacaaactaaagaataaggtcttcagggaattccttgaaaaatatactcaacatacaatcccggatgagtcaacacttaggaagacgtatgctccatccatctacgatgagacaatacagaagataagagatgaaattaaagatagttcaatttgggtttccattgatgagactcccgacaaagaaggtagacttgttggtaatgtagttatcggtttgttaagtgaacaatattctgaacgaattcttttacattgtgatgttctagaaaagtgcaataacaaaactatagttaaactgttcaacgaagctatgggtatcctgtggccaaagggtattatgtacgataatgtgttattctttattagcgatgctgccccttatatggtcaaagctggacaagcattatctgttgtatatcctaaattgactcattttacttgtgtggcgcatgcatttcatcgtgtggcagaagtggtcagagacaatttccctaaagtagatttgttgatttcatcagtgaaaaaagtatttctcaaagctcccagtagagttaacgtgttgaaagaaatgtaccctgaaattccattgccaccaaagccaattttaactagatggggtacatggctagaagcagttgaatattatgccgaacatatagactctattaacaatgttctccttgcattggactctgaagatgcagtctcaattgatactgcgaaaacagttacctgtgacataagtgtgaagaatgacttagctcacattcagcatacattttcatgcatcataaaaacgctcaaaagtctccaaaataggcacctttcactatctgaaagttttgaaattataaatagtactgtggaacaactgaatcgtggtagaggtaaagttgcagatgcagtaagagctaaggtggacactgtactttcaaaaaaccctggatatgaagaactacaaaaggttgttgctgtgatgagtggtgaatcaacagtgaagattaacttggacttatccccagcagacattgtgaaattgaattatgtaccagttacttcttgtgacgtcgaacgctcttttagtcagtataaatctatcctcagagacaatagaagaagattcacttttcagcacttgaaagaaatgtttgtaacctattgttatggtaacagacaataaaaattgtgttttgttgaaactacattggaagataaggtacgtccattatattttttgtttagtttgattaaaatgtaccaatatttaacgtacatagtcatttttttataattttaagtccatatttaattccatattttggtaaaaatccatatttaattccatattttggtaaaaataactacatatatatttacatatttcatatatttttagtccatataaatccgttccctgctcatcacTGTTGTACTTAGATGTGTCAACACAATCTCCAGACGTTAAGTTTCTTAATATATATATCTTGAGAACCAAGCGCTAACTCAAAGTTTTAAACGTCATTTTCGTTTTTTCCATGATGAAATGAATAGCAATTAGCTATTTTGAAGCCGGAAAGATTTTCACTGTGGTCAAGTGAATCAGCTCCTTTCAATTCAAACGTCATTTACAGTACAGATGTAAGGACACATTTTCAGTAGTTTGAGCAAAATTTTCCAGTGTTGTATAGCATTTGCAAGAGTTTGCTTAACACATAAGCACTGATGACTCGTGACGAGTTTCCTCTATCTTGGTTTTGGCTTACATTAAGAATCTCTGCAACATGAATATCACTAATATGTTCTATATTTACTATTACAGCCTAATTCAGAGGATTTCCGGTCTTAGTCAAATAAGATCATTTATTAACATGCAATTTCTGGTCAAAATCGATTCACGAATgcagaaattgtttgtaaggctCACAGTTATTCACGAATGCATAAACACTCAAGGATGGCAGCATTAACAATGCTCAGCTCCTTTCATATGGAAGTGATAGGCTAGTCTTACAGATCACGCCGGTAAGCTGGAATGTCACAGAGATAAAAATCCCATTCAAATGTGTATCGTTATTTTAATTCAACTTACAACAATCACTCCACCGCCCATGCGTACCTCAAATGAGCATATAAGCGCATATCACTGCAGATTGCAACATCATTCTCTCTAACACAACACATCTAGCAGACATGAGAATCATCCTGGTAAGTTGAATAGCCATAGAAATTAATATGCAGCTTTACAAGTCATTTAATTAATATGAACTGtataaatacaatttttgtaacaaaattatcttatgacaggGTACAATAATGAGTACCGCGAAGAtggcatatcgtcgttgttcctgcaataactcctatgtaacatatttatcgtTTTTCAGATTttcgctctattaaataacttaaaatagcgacaaaacaaataatgaaatatcctatatgtaattatatttctttgtttcgaaaatgtaagaattcacagtctcttatGTACGGCTACCAtacgatgaataaatgtgttttttttcttcctacggaaaaattttatattctgtacataggagttattgcaggaacaacgacgatatactttcttatatgtattcatttcacgCGTTTTTCAAAAATTCAGTACATTTATCATGTTGCGAATGTTACTCTTTACAGTTTATATTCTTTTATCATTATTCAAAGGTAATGTTGTATgtatgcaataaacctaggactataaataaaaattattctataataacgcctaagataagcaaaagtaaatccaACTTATTATAAGttcttctatttcacccaactattaccaatttaagtaattacatatcaccttaattaattacataccaacttaattacatatcatcttaattaattgcacatcaccttaatttatttacatatcaactaaattacatatcatcttaattaattacatatcaacttaattaattatttatcagctcaattaattacataacacaacttaaataattacactgcacttccaattaaatttttagtctaatcttctcaacctttccttaaatgtattgattttcagaggaccaccctgaaagattgccggaGATAAGccgttccagtctactattgtgcggttaacaaaggaaaattttgccacgtccgttctttgttttctacatttaaacttcctaatatgatcagtccttcctaagtatgatggttgTTGCTAacctagcattgatatcggtccatgctttgtgtcccatttgtgtcttaaacaatgcggtgagtctggtttttcgtcgccttgacttgagaagttcctaccctaagtcttttactatctcctcaccatgtcccttccccattttgacatattttgctgccttgcgttggaccttttctattgaattgatttggttttgtctgtacggatcccaacttactgctccatattccataattaggcgaacaagggttttgtacgctaattcttttgactttcggttagatttcttcagaatacgcatagagaaatgtagtgctttccaggctttccttgtggtattagtgacttgttcctcccaacccagtttgttacttaaatatatacctaggtatttacaagtgttcacttgtagcaccgatgtaccattcagctgatatccgagacaaatttctttatgcgttctacagaaggatattgacttacttttattgacattgattttcattttattttctgtcgtccatgtttcaataacgttaagatcgttttgtaaggcggcgatatcggattcatcattaatttgtctatatattatacagtcgtccgcaaataaccttatctgagacgtagtatttctatttatatcgtttatataATATACAAGAAACAATGGAGGTGCAAGTACCGCCCCTTGAGGCACGcctgatgttacatttcctagttccgatatttcttttcctagtctgaccttttgggttctgttctctaagaatttatttatccatcttacTACTCGATTATCTATTGGAAAGCTGCTTAGTTTCTCTAAAAGTTTTTCGTGAGGCACTACGTCGAAAGCTTTAGCGAAATCGACCACAACTCCGTctattcttccccccccccctcccaacaACTTCATCGGATAAATCTTGTATTAAGGATGTGGTTTTACTTTTGCAAGAGTATCCTGGTCTGAAGCCGTGTTGATTTTTGTTCAGCCATtcgttattttctaaaatgttgcgaATATATTGTGTTATTAGATGTTCCATTATTTTGCAGATAACTGATGTGAGACTGACAGGTCTGTAATTGTTCGCATCGCATTTGTCTCCTGCTTTAAATATGGGGATTATGATAGCCGATTTCCAGTCGTCTGGGAtactacaattatttattgatatactagccgtacccatgcgctccgctgcacccgttagaaataaatataaagtaattacataattaaaataggacatttgatccagagaacattcgtgtttgatataaggataaatcgtttattatgttacttaatttaaattgtatttgcataattaaaatacgaacattttgatccagagaccactcatttggtcataaaaattattttaggaaatacaggaaacgaatttacagaatagcctatcaagttttctgtgcataagaagctattttaatcttacctgtcctcgattcactcagaagttactgtaataacattatagcattatgtccatctagagaaactacactttccaatggtgaattaataattaattatacaaatcggttaatttagcttctgatattacttcatacaaacacagaaacattatctgtaggctatgtttcatagctttcgattgttgctgtccaaggccccttatagatgaagtcatttgttttttaattcattacacggccttagatggcattttaattttaaaactcatttatctcattaaatatcagtcctatcaaaatttttcaaggaataaaacttatcggaaattatttttaaagaaacgtttgttatgtaacatttttcacaaaaaacaataagcgagatatttcgatttatttagttcaggcccccttataaccccccttttaaataatgtattttgaatgccatatagcctaaaatttaagttacaacgaacttaatttatattccaattttcatcgaaatccgttcagccattatcgcgtgaaaaggtaacaaacatacagacagacagacatacagacatacaaacaaaaatttcaaaaaagcgattttcggtttcaggatggttaattgtatatgttaggaccaattatttttggaaaatcgaaaattaccagaaaaatttcggctacagatttattattagtatagattaaaaatTCGCATTAAGTACGGGATCATGGCTTCACCTCCTAACTTTATAATTTCTGTGGGAATATAGTCTGGACCGCGCGATTTTCGGCTTTGTAGTCTCTTTATTCTGTTCCGAACATCTTTAGCCGTTATTTCGAACATCTCTGTGCATTCACTTTCATCGATTGTAATCTGTATTTCCCTTttattgaaaatagaaataaattttgagtttAGAAAGTCTGCTTTTCGTTAGTCCCCTATAATTATTTGGTCATTAGCGTCTCTCAGAACTGGTATTGATTCCCGATTTCCCCTTCTTCAGCgcatgtaatttattataaaacctACTCCAGTTATTTTCaccttctttcaataaattttgcaggtaGTTCGCTACTTCAATCAAATCTTTCAATTCGCATAGAGGTAAAAAGCTAGAATTTCATATCCTGGATTGCACACAACGctgttttttataattaaaataataaaccatttgtggagtgtcgtttcaaaacgtattaaatacatcctcggtcgaaatttagtttgaagtgATTTCGCATAGCTGAAacggtattctttaagaccgtgatcTCATATCGGAGCAATTCGTATTCTTTCCCGccttttttctatgatgaaaattatgtgttgaatcaaatcgtattatgtacaactccgatgatgtgtcggatcaaatcgtattatgtacaagttccattagttaaaatcttaaatggacagCGTTTGCCAGCGTGTTCTATCTTCCCGCCATTATTGAGTTTCCCGCTGTTTTACATCATTGTGATTATCAGGCTATGTGCAATAGCAAAATCTATTAAGAATGGCAAGGGAATCAGAGAGAGGAGAGGTGATGGCCGAAAGAGAGCACATTATGTAGCTAAGAAGAGGACAGTAGTGcaatttatctctaaattaagagAAAGGGAATCACATTACAACAGAAATAAAAGTCAGAGACTTTATTTGGCTTCCGACTTAAATATTGCAAAGCTGTTCACCATGTACAATGAAAGTGTAATACCAGACTTAAGAGTAAAACGATGGTTTTTTCAAAACATCTTTCGGACAGAATTCAATATAGGATTTGGTACACCAGCCAATGATGAATGCAGTTATTGCGCACGCATACTGTTCCAAATAAGAAACTGCGATGATACAGTGAAAAAGACTAGGCTCCTGGCCGATTTAGGCGCACATAGGCTTCGTGCCAAAAgttccataaaattatgagaacagaacCTAATGACACGCAGTCATTGTGTTTCGACTTACAGCAAATGCAACCGCTCCCGAAACTCAGCATAAGTGAAGCATTTTATTCAAGACAATTAGCTTTCTATGCTCTCTGTGTAACTGATAAAGCTTTACAGAAGCCAAATTTCTTTACAAGGAATGAAGCACAGGCTCGGTGGGGCGCTTTGAAGTGGCATCTTGTGTCACTACATTTctcagtgaatttaatttcgacagttcCACCAAATGCATTAGGCTGTTCGCCGATGGATGTGgtggacaaaataagaacatgcATGTTGTATATGCTCTTGGTCTATGGCTTCAAAGAAAAGCACCTCCTCAGGTTTCTGAAATTCTGATAGTTTTTCCGGTAAGAGGCCATTCTTTTCTACCAGCTGACAGAGCCTTTAGGGTAGTAGAAAAGTTCTGCGTAAGAAGAATGAAATTCTTAATCCTGAGGAGTATAAGGCGATATATGAAACAATAGGGACAGTAAAATCTTTAGGCACAGATTGGCATGTCAGGGATTTCAAGCTCTTGGCTAATCAATTTCATAAGCTCTGtggcataaaagaaatgaaaagaataatgctaaagaaatgagagaagaatgggaaagtgtgtatcactttcAAAATGGAACCTACATACCGATGTCACGATCCATCTAAATCATGTGCCCCTCTGATGAAATGTGGTATGTTTATGGACCATGTCAAAGTACCTCCGAAT
Proteins encoded:
- the LOC138698833 gene encoding PE-PGRS family protein PE_PGRS30-like — protein: MRIIVVSLLILAIDAAEDKQKRGIHLGTVYSSAGGHGFISTPYYSYNHGGLSSSAALGQIGISTSLAQRHGGLSTSLAQGHGGISTSAAHGNGGLSIPAIYSHGGLNTPAVFGHGDLSTSVTLGHRATNTPAALDHASLSPSATLGHGGLISSAALGHGGINPSGAFGHGGLGTSAVLVHRGLSTSTALGQPGLASGLGFGQNSGVGNGGVRVNFITQTVPVPVPQPYTVPVTRAVSVPVGVPVAVARPVPVPVPVFQPVPITVTRRVPVTVNRLVPVPVFQPVAVPVARPYAVPVPQPVPVPVSQPVPVVQPVTLNVPVPNVVASGNSEGAGTNGDSGSQRGASYLSSGGYNKH